In Acidisarcina polymorpha, the DNA window GGTCACTACCGCGGGCCGTTACACGGCATCCCCTGGGGCGCCAAAGATCTCCTCGACACTGCCGGCATTCCCACTACCTACGGAGCGGAACCATACCGCGACCGCGTCCCCAGAACCGACGCGGCCGTAGTCCAACGCCTCAACGAGGCTGGAGCGGTCCTGGTTGCCAAGCTGAGCCTCGGGGCGTTGGCGCTCAACGACATCTGGTTCGGCGGCCAGACGATGAATCCATGGCTGCTCGAAGAGGGCTCGTCCGGCTCTAGCGCGGGACCCGGCTCCGCCACTGCTGCCGGACTGGTGGGATTCGCGATTGGCAGCGAAACCGGGGGCAGTATTGTCAGCCCCTCGATGCGCTGCGGGGTCACCGGCTTGCGACCGACGTTTGGTCGCGTAGCTCGCACCGGCGCGATGACGCTTTGCTGGTCTCTCGACAAACTTGGGCCGATGACTCGCTGCGTTGAAGACACCATGCTCATCCTCAATGCCATCTCCGGGCCCGACACCGGGGACCTCGGCAGCGTTCCCAGTCAACTCGCTTTTCATGCTGGAGCCGACGTTGCGGGCCTTCGTATCGGCTATTTTCCGGCCTGGATGAAGGAAGCTCCGGCAACCGAAGTGGACCGCACCGCGCTTGAAACGGTGCGGCGCTTGGGCATGGTTCCGGTTGAAGTCTCCTTGCCCGACTGGCCCTATGATTCGTTGGACCTGATTCTATTCGCCGAAGCCGCCGCCGCTTTCGAAGAGCTCACCTTGAGCCATCAGGTCGATCAGCTGAAGTCTCAGGTTCCTGATGCGTGGCCGAACATCTTTCGGCAATCCAGATTTTTGTCGGCCGTCGATTTTGTCCAGTCCGACCGCCTCCGCAGAAAGGTCGCCATTGAAATGGAACGGATCTTTTCTAGTGTGGATTTGCTCCTGGTGCCGTCGCTGCGGGATGAAATGCTGGTCATCAGCAACTTCACCGGTCACCCCTCGCTGACCTTCCGCGCCGGCTTCGTCGAAATCTCGGAGGCGCGCAGCGACTGGGCGCCTGATCCGAACCATCCTCTACCAAAGTTTTCCCCGCCTCGCCGCGTGCCATACGGCGTCACTCTCATCGGCCGGCTCTTTGATGAGGGAACCATCGCCCAGGCAGGAATGGCGCTGGAAAAAGCCTTCAAGGTCGCCCGCGAGAATCCGCCCGGCTTTTAGCAAGACCCTATTTTGGAATGCGGGGGGACTGAGCATCGACGCGTTGCTATTTCTTTTGTCGCTCACCGGGAACGTCTCCTGGCGGAGTGTTCCCGGCAAACAACATAGAGCAGTACAGAGTCGCGACAGTTAGTTAGAAGAGTGGAGGAAGTCCAGGCAGGGCCTGGGTATGCTCGACTCGAACCGCGGCCAAAGCGTTTGGATCAAGTCCAAGCGCACTTAGGATCGTGGGCGCAACCTGCGAGGTGGTGACTTCGGAGAAGATGGTGTTGCCCTTGAAGGCGGGGTTCGAGACCAGCAGAATGACGTTGGTATCGTCGTGGTTGAATCCGCCATGCTCAGACAGTTTCTTAGTGCTGCCGGAATACGTCACGCCCACATTCGGCGTCACGATAATGTCCGGAGTCCGGGGATCGACGGTCGGCCGGTTGAAGTTCAAGGCCAAGCTCGGTCCATAGTAGATCTGACCCAGAGCGACGCCGGTGGGGCCAGCGTTGTCTTCGAGAATCTTGACGGCCGCGTCGGTGTCGGCGGAATCCTTCAACCAGAGCAGCGAAACGTCATCTTCCGTTGGGCCGATGCCGGTGGGGTTGTTGGTCGACTCGGAGTTGGGAATAAAGCCCGCGTTCGAAAGTAAGGTCGCCGGTGAAGTACCCACATTCAGCTGGGGGATATAACGGCTGGGATCGATGGGCGACTGACCGTGTTTGGCGGTAATGACGATCAAGGTCGAGTCATAGAGCCCCTTGGCCTTCAATTCGTTGATCCATTCTCCGATCGAAGCGTCCACGAACTTGATTTCGCTCAGCAGCGCTGGACTGGGAGTTCCGATCGCATCCAGATACCCGCCGGTAACACCGTTGCTCTTCTCAACGAGCTTCTGGCCAACGCTGACCGCCTGGAAGTTCATGCCGAAGATGGTGGGTACCTGGGTCGTGGCGGTGCCAAGGTGAGACTTGCCATCGATTTCATTGAGGATCGCTTTGACCTTCAAGGTGTCGTAGCACTGAATGTTCTGGAAGCTGTTGGTCCAGGCAGTTGTATCAGAGCCGGGATCGGGAACAGTTACACAGGAAAGCCCCGTCGGGGTCACAACGCCAGGAAGCGGCACAACGTTCGAATTAATTTCCGGAGCGTAAAAGTCGTCGAGGGTTCCCGGACCATTACCGGCAGACACTGCGGAGTAAGCAGGGTGCTTATCGGACCACGCGGCGTACCCGCCAGCCTGGTGAATAACACTAAAAATGGTGTTGGTGCGAACAAACTTCCAGGGAAAGACCGGGGCGCAACCGTTGGCTGGGTCGCGGACCAGTTTGGCGGGATCGATCGAGGCGATTCCGCCGTCGGTCAGTGACGCCCCCGGCGCTCCACCGTTGAGTTTTGTCTGATCGATGTCGATGCCTTCTTCATATTCGGTGGTGGTGCCGGTCGGAGTTCCACCAGGAGTGCATGGACCCGCGGCTAGACCATTTCCGGTCGTCTTGGCAGGAGCGTCGAGCGAACGATCGTACGCGACGTCATAGTAGACACCGGCATAGCGCGAGGTCCCGCCGGTGACGATGCTGATCAAGCCTGGAAACGAATCCGATGGCTTGGAAGTTGAGGCGGCTGCGTAATTGATTGCCGTGCTGTTGAGGCCGGCCAGCGCCGGGCAATAGGACTTGCCATCATTCACCGTGCTGATGCCGCGAATGCAATTGTAGTAATCGACTGCGTGCATGCCGTCAACGCTGACCAAGAGAACGCGTTTCACAGGTCCTGTACCAGGAGCTTGTGCAAAAGCGCCGCTGGTCGAGCAGGCGGCTACTAGGGAAAGGACTGCCAGAGACTTCTTCATATTTACCTCCGGACATAAGAGTTACTGAGCGCTTCTGGTCGATACATCGCTGCGAGGTTAATATCTCTTGAATGGAAATTGACAAAGAAAGCCTAGCGAAATTCAGTGTGGCTTAAGCATGCAGTCTGCAAAGTCCTGGAATGCTCGACGACGCTCTCCGCTAAAATAGAGGGATGCTGCAACTTTCTGGCGCCGGCAAGCGCTTTGGCACCAAATTGCTTTTTGAGAACGTCAACTGGCTGATCACGCCGGATGAGCGGACCGCTCTGGTCGGCGCGAACGGCACCGGCAAATCGACGTTGATGAAGATCCTTGCCGGAAACGATTCTCACGAGGGCGGCCTCGATTACGGGGTCATGCATGTCACCAAGGGGATGTCGATCGGCTACCTGCCGCAGGACGGCCTTTCACTCTCCGGCCGCACCGTTTTTGAGGAATGCCTCTCGGTCTTCGATGAACTCCGGGCGATGGAGACCGAGCTTGAGGGTCTCTATGCCGCGCTCGCCGAGCTCGATCCCGAGAGTGCCGAATACCAGACCGCGGCCGACCGCTTCTCGGAGATCGATTCCCGCTTCAGCGCCAACGATGGCTATGCTCTCGACGTCAAAGTCGGCACCGTGCTCAGCGGTCTTGGCTTCAGCAAAGAAGACTGGCAGCGGCGCACGGAGGAGTTCTCCGGCGGCTGGCAGATGCGCATCGCTCTAGCAAAACTTCTTCTGCAAAAGCCCGATCTACTGCTGCTCGACGAGCCGACCAACCATCTCGACCTCGAGACTCGTAACTGGTTAGAGGACTATCTTCGGACTTATCCGAAAGGCTTCATCCTGATCTCGCACGATCGCTATTTTCTCGATGTTACCGTCAACAAAATTATCGAGATCTGGAACAAGAACATCCACGTTTATCACGGGAACTACGAGAAATACCTGACGCAGAAGGCCGAGCGGCGGGCGCAGCTGGAGAATGCTTATAAGAACCAGCGCGATCAAATCGAACACCTGGAGGCCTTCATCAGCCGGTTCCGCTATCAGGCGACCAAGGCCAAGCAGGTGCAGAGCCGGATCAAGGAACTGGAGAAGATCGAGCGCATCGAGATCCCTGAAGATGAGCCGGTGATCCACTTCACCTTTCCTCAGCCGCCGCCTTCAGGCCGCACCGTCGTAGAGGTAAACCATCTTTCGAAGGATTACGGTCCCAAGCAGGTGCTCAAGGACGTGAGCTTCACCATCGACCGCGGCGATCGGATCGCTTTGGTCGGGGCGAATGGCGCGGGTAAGTCCACGTTGATTCGCATGCTCTCGGCGCAGGAAGGCCCGACCAGCGGCTCAATCAAGCTCGGACACAACGTGCTCGCAGAATATTTTGCACAGGACCAATACAAGGTGCTCAACCCGGAAGCGCGCATGCTCGACGACATCAGCGGCACCGCGCCGAAGATCGCGCAGACCGAGTTGCGCAGCCTGCTGGGGTGTTTTCTGTTCTCAGGCGACGATGCTTTCAAGAAGCTGGGAGTGCTTTCCGGCGGCGAGCGCAACCGTTATGCTTTGGCGCGGATTTTAGTCAGTCCGGCCAACTTTCTGCTGCTCGATGAGCCTACAAATCACCTCGATTTGCGTGCAAAAGATGTCCTTTTAGAGGCGGTTAGCTCGTTTACTGGAACGGTTATTTTCGTCTCCCACGACCGCTATTTCATCGATCGGGTCGCGACCCGGGTCTTTGAAGTCGAGGGCGGCCACGTGCATGTCTACCCCGGCAACTATGAGGACTACCTCTACCGTAAGGAAAATGGGCAGGCGATGAGCGGAGCTTTGCCATCGTCGAATGGATTCAAGCCGCCCGCCGCCGTGATCGCACCCCCGCCAGTGCCGGAGCCGGTGAAAGAAGCGAAAGACGTCAAACGCGTGAATCCGATCAAGCTGAAACAGATGCAAGACCGCTTCTGGTTTCTGGAAGAGGAGATCCCGCGCCTGGAAAGCTCCATTTCCACGACCGAAACAGCGCTGGGCAGCTTCACCACTTCGGAAGAGACGCACCGGTTGAGCCGCGAACTTGAAGCGCTGCGAGCCCAACACGCCGCTCTGAGCAGTGAGTGGGAAGAGTTGATGGTGCAATTGGAAGAGCAGTCAGCTGTCCTGTGAGCCTGCCCGGTCTGCTGCGGCATATTCTGGATCACCCGATGAACCGGGGCCGCAGTCTGGGAGCAATAAGCGATTTTCTTTCCTGGCAGGTCCGAAGCCGCCTGGTTGCAGGTCTCCGAGTCATTCCTTTCGTGAATGACTCGGTGTTGATGGTGCGGCGTGGCATGCATGGCGCCACACTGAACATCTATTGCGGACTGGCGGATTTCAGCGAGATGAGCTTTCTGCTGCATCTGCTCCGCCCTGAAGATCTTTTTGTGGATGTGGGCGCGAACGTCGGCAGCTACACCGTGTTAGCGTCGGCCGCAATCGGCGCCCGATCGATTGCCTTTGAACCCAACCCCGAAACTCTGCCAGGGTTGGCTGCCAATATCGAGGCGAATGGGATCGGAGATCGGGTTGAGATCCACCAGGCGGGAGTGGGGGCCAAGTCTGGAGTTCTGCGCTTTGCCGCAAATGGTACCCAAACCCGCATCGCCCCGAATGGCGGGGCCTCTGAGTCCATCTTCCAATCGCCGGTAACGACATTAAACGAGACCCTCGCGGCATCCACTCCCGCGCTGATCAAAATCGACGTTGAAGGCTTTGAGAGCGATGTCCTCGCCGGCGCTGGCAGTGTGCTTGGTCGTCCTGCGCTACTCGCGCTGATCATCGAGAACAACGAGGACTGTGTGGCTTTCGGCTTCGCGTCCGACCAGGCACACAAGACCCTGGTCTCGTATGGATTTGTGGCTGCTTCCTATTCACCGTTGGAGCGAAAGCTGATGCTGGTCGAGGATTGCGATCCGCGTCCCCAGAATTCGATCTACGTGCGGAGCCGATCCGAAGTCGAGTCGCGACTGCGCTCCGCTCCAGCTTTTCGCGTGAGAGAAACCCTGATTTAGCGGCAGCGGTTCTAAGTCACTATGGGCAACTGTGGTGCGCGAGCGCAGGGTCATGCGCTCGAAGGATCTTCCGTGAATCCACCGGGCTAGGCCGGTCCATAGTGAAAATGAAGTTCCTGGATCGAGGCTACCGGAATGCCATCCTTGGTGGCTGGCCGAAACTTCCAACCTCGTACGGTGTCCGCTACCATGCCTTCCACACCATATCCAAGTGATTGAAGAATCTGCAGATCGGCAACTTTCCCGGTTGGATCGATGGTGATATCGATGACCACATCGCCTTGGGCGCCGCGGGGAAGGCGCGAGAGATCCGGTTTCGGACTTGGAGAGTAAGTGGTAAGAGCGATCTGGATGTCTTCGTTCCCGAGAGCGTCGTTGGCTTCGGTGCCGGACTTGCCGGTACTAGCAGAGGTGGCTTCGTTCGTCAGCACGGGCGCCGGTGCTGTTGCAGGCAGCGTCAATTTAGGTTTCGCGGGGCGAACCGGAGCTGACTTCCGTTTGGGTGCGGGTGGCGATGAAGCGGTTCCGCCGGGCAGGTAGGATAGTTCGATCCGAGTACCGTGAGAGGTGCCGGGCAGCGAAGCTCGATAACGCACGGCTCCAGTCGGCCTTAGAAGAAGAGCGAGTAAGAGGCCATGAACGACCACTGACAAGATGATCCGTCGCTGCACTGGAGTTCGAATCGGAAGTTCAAACATGCTTGAAGGTCCTTAACTCGTGGCTCAGAGCTGTTACTTAGACTCAGAGTTTCCTTTTCGGGCGTCAAGCCCTAAGAGGAAAGCGCGTATTTCGAGTGTCCATATGGTCTCAGAGTGAATGGTCTCAGAGTGAAAACCATCTCTAAAAGCAGTATTCTTGTTACTTGCAGTACTTACTTGCCGATACCTGGATGAGGTGTAGGATGACTCGGAGCGGCCGAGAAGACCCCTAAGCTCCACAGCTCGGGCAACCTCTCGTAAACAAACTACATCTATACCCCTGAATACAATAGGACATCACTTTGACAGTTCCCATCTGCAAGACTGAACGAACTCCTGTGAACATCCTGCTCGTTGATGATGACGCCATTCAGGCATCGACGCGGCAGGCAATTCTCGAGCGCGCCGGCTTGTCAGTGGACGTAGCGACAAATGGCCGCGACGCCCT includes these proteins:
- a CDS encoding amidase; this encodes MPTSRREFLAQSSFGVLAAAASPLAAQQPDHPSSSPAPATPSTASPAGQPPAFGTAPAVGPPVTPATFAEAEKLVQFEMSSNDRALAASNWRMQMAPLYELRVGPRKLALEPTLAPATLWNPLLPGIQKLPSANEFVRSTNSSDPLPAAEEQIAFAPVTHLSRWIEARQLTSERLTNIYLSRLERFNPRLRCVITLTREHALEQARRADSEIAAGHYRGPLHGIPWGAKDLLDTAGIPTTYGAEPYRDRVPRTDAAVVQRLNEAGAVLVAKLSLGALALNDIWFGGQTMNPWLLEEGSSGSSAGPGSATAAGLVGFAIGSETGGSIVSPSMRCGVTGLRPTFGRVARTGAMTLCWSLDKLGPMTRCVEDTMLILNAISGPDTGDLGSVPSQLAFHAGADVAGLRIGYFPAWMKEAPATEVDRTALETVRRLGMVPVEVSLPDWPYDSLDLILFAEAAAAFEELTLSHQVDQLKSQVPDAWPNIFRQSRFLSAVDFVQSDRLRRKVAIEMERIFSSVDLLLVPSLRDEMLVISNFTGHPSLTFRAGFVEISEARSDWAPDPNHPLPKFSPPRRVPYGVTLIGRLFDEGTIAQAGMALEKAFKVARENPPGF
- a CDS encoding alkaline phosphatase family protein, which produces MKKSLAVLSLVAACSTSGAFAQAPGTGPVKRVLLVSVDGMHAVDYYNCIRGISTVNDGKSYCPALAGLNSTAINYAAASTSKPSDSFPGLISIVTGGTSRYAGVYYDVAYDRSLDAPAKTTGNGLAAGPCTPGGTPTGTTTEYEEGIDIDQTKLNGGAPGASLTDGGIASIDPAKLVRDPANGCAPVFPWKFVRTNTIFSVIHQAGGYAAWSDKHPAYSAVSAGNGPGTLDDFYAPEINSNVVPLPGVVTPTGLSCVTVPDPGSDTTAWTNSFQNIQCYDTLKVKAILNEIDGKSHLGTATTQVPTIFGMNFQAVSVGQKLVEKSNGVTGGYLDAIGTPSPALLSEIKFVDASIGEWINELKAKGLYDSTLIVITAKHGQSPIDPSRYIPQLNVGTSPATLLSNAGFIPNSESTNNPTGIGPTEDDVSLLWLKDSADTDAAVKILEDNAGPTGVALGQIYYGPSLALNFNRPTVDPRTPDIIVTPNVGVTYSGSTKKLSEHGGFNHDDTNVILLVSNPAFKGNTIFSEVTTSQVAPTILSALGLDPNALAAVRVEHTQALPGLPPLF
- a CDS encoding ABC-F family ATP-binding cassette domain-containing protein — its product is MLQLSGAGKRFGTKLLFENVNWLITPDERTALVGANGTGKSTLMKILAGNDSHEGGLDYGVMHVTKGMSIGYLPQDGLSLSGRTVFEECLSVFDELRAMETELEGLYAALAELDPESAEYQTAADRFSEIDSRFSANDGYALDVKVGTVLSGLGFSKEDWQRRTEEFSGGWQMRIALAKLLLQKPDLLLLDEPTNHLDLETRNWLEDYLRTYPKGFILISHDRYFLDVTVNKIIEIWNKNIHVYHGNYEKYLTQKAERRAQLENAYKNQRDQIEHLEAFISRFRYQATKAKQVQSRIKELEKIERIEIPEDEPVIHFTFPQPPPSGRTVVEVNHLSKDYGPKQVLKDVSFTIDRGDRIALVGANGAGKSTLIRMLSAQEGPTSGSIKLGHNVLAEYFAQDQYKVLNPEARMLDDISGTAPKIAQTELRSLLGCFLFSGDDAFKKLGVLSGGERNRYALARILVSPANFLLLDEPTNHLDLRAKDVLLEAVSSFTGTVIFVSHDRYFIDRVATRVFEVEGGHVHVYPGNYEDYLYRKENGQAMSGALPSSNGFKPPAAVIAPPPVPEPVKEAKDVKRVNPIKLKQMQDRFWFLEEEIPRLESSISTTETALGSFTTSEETHRLSRELEALRAQHAALSSEWEELMVQLEEQSAVL
- a CDS encoding FkbM family methyltransferase, with amino-acid sequence MSLPGLLRHILDHPMNRGRSLGAISDFLSWQVRSRLVAGLRVIPFVNDSVLMVRRGMHGATLNIYCGLADFSEMSFLLHLLRPEDLFVDVGANVGSYTVLASAAIGARSIAFEPNPETLPGLAANIEANGIGDRVEIHQAGVGAKSGVLRFAANGTQTRIAPNGGASESIFQSPVTTLNETLAASTPALIKIDVEGFESDVLAGAGSVLGRPALLALIIENNEDCVAFGFASDQAHKTLVSYGFVAASYSPLERKLMLVEDCDPRPQNSIYVRSRSEVESRLRSAPAFRVRETLI
- a CDS encoding energy transducer TonB, which gives rise to MFELPIRTPVQRRIILSVVVHGLLLALLLRPTGAVRYRASLPGTSHGTRIELSYLPGGTASSPPAPKRKSAPVRPAKPKLTLPATAPAPVLTNEATSASTGKSGTEANDALGNEDIQIALTTYSPSPKPDLSRLPRGAQGDVVIDITIDPTGKVADLQILQSLGYGVEGMVADTVRGWKFRPATKDGIPVASIQELHFHYGPA